CGGTCCCAGCGCCCGTCGGGCAGCTCCCCGACGGCGTCGCGCGTGCGCATCAGCAGGTCCCAGTACGCGTCCACGCCACGGGCGCCCGGGAACACGCAGTCGATGCCGACGACCGCGATGTCGCCCATCAGCGACTCCTCCCGGCGGACGGTACGAGATGGGACCGCAGGGCGTCCATCGTGGGGTGGTCCCACAGCAGGGTGGGCTCGACCTCGAGGCCCCGCTCGTCCTCCAGGTCTCCGCACAGGCTCATGGCCATGACGGAGTCCATGCCGTACTCGGCGAGCGGCACGTCCGGCTCGATGGTGTCGGCCGGTCGGTGCAGATACGCCGCGACACGGTCCAGGAGCCAGACGTCGAGGGGGACGTCGGGGTCGGACGGGTGGCTGCTCGTGGGAGCGGTCATGGGGAACTCCTTCGCGGTGCGCCGCCGGCGGTCAGCCGCACACGGGGGTGTTGTAGAGGTCGAAGCCGAGCTGGGCGCCGAAGCGCAGCAGCATCTCCTGGCGGACGCGCCGCGCGCACTCGGGCGGCAGGTCGGGCGGGCGGGCCCCGAGCCTGCGGGCCACCACGTGCAGGGCGGCCGCCGCCCAGGAGGCGTCGGCCAGGAACGGGTCGCCGCCGTCCCCGGCGTGGCGCCACACCCCGAGGACCGCGGAGGCGGCGAGCAGCAGGGCGTAGCGGTCGACCAGGGCGAATCCGGCCACGGGGAAGAGGTCGTGGGGCTGTGCGCGCTCCAGGGCCCGCACCCGGTCCCGCAGGTCGCGGAACTCGTCCACGAGCACGGCGGCGATCGCCGCCAGTGCCCGTTCCCCGGGTCCGTCGCCCGTGATGTCCGAGGCGATGAGGGGAAGGCAGGCGCTCAGGGCGTCGCGACCCGAGGCGATGTCCAGCCGCTCCGCGGCGGCCGGCGGCAGCGGCTCGCCGGTGCGGAACAGGGCGGCGGGCGGTGCCTCCTCCAGGAACCACGAGGACCGGGCGAGCCGGGGCAGCTGCGGCAGGATCGTCGCCTGGCAGGCGGCGGACCCGGCGTGCCCGAGGCTGAGCACGGGGACGTCGCGGATGTGCTTCTGGAAGATGCCGAGGGTGCCCTCGCGGTGGTAGATGCCGGAGCCGAGGACCGTCGACAGGGTGTACATCGTCTCCGTGAGCACCTTCGGCAGCAGGTACTTGAGGGCGGCGGAGTACACGCTGGTCTGCTCGGGCAGCAGGTGCAGGGCCCGGGTGGCGACCGTGGCGAGGCTGTCGTACAGCAGCAGGTCGACGAAGGCACCGGTGGTCGCGGCCGAGGCGCGGTCGGTGTCGGGGTCCGACACGTGCCGGGGGTGCGACCGCTCGGACCGTTCGAACCCGACGGCCGTGCGCAGCACGGTGTCCACCGCTCCGACCGCGAGCGCGGCGATGACGGTACGGCTGATCTGGAAGGACCTCAGGGCCGTCGTCACCCCGCTGCCGAGCGGGCCGAGCAGGGCCGAGGCGGGCACCGGACAGTCCCGGAAGTCGAGCCCGGCGAAGCGGCAGCCGCGCAGCCCCACCGACACGTGGCGGGGCAGCAGCGTCGCGCGGTCCGCCGGCAGGGCCTGGGGGTCGAGCAGCAGCGCCGAGTGGCTGCGGCTGCCGGCGTCGGCGTCCGTACGGCAGAACAGGACGAGCGCGCGGGCCCGTTCCAGGTTGTTGATCAGCGGCTTGGCGCCGTTCAGGAGCAGCCGGTCGCCGACGGTCCCGGCGGTCACCTGGCTGCGTACGTACTGGTTGCTGTGCGCCGTCTCGTGCTGGGCGATCGCGGCCTTGCCGCCCGACAGCAGGATGCCGGCCAGCCGGCGCCGCTGCTCCCCCGTGCCCGTCGTCCACACGTCGGACGCGGCCATCCAGCTCATCATGCCGTAGCCCATGGCGAGGCCGACGTCCCGGCGGAACACGGGGCGCATGACGGCGACCAGCTCCTCGAAGGAGTCCAGGCGCCCGCCGAGTCCGGTGGGCACGAACTCGGCGAACACCCGCTCGTCGTCGAGGAGTTCCTCGCCCGCCGTGAAGCGCTCGGCGGCCCGGTCGGCGGCGAGCAGCGAGGCGTACCCGACCGGGTTGGCCGGGTCCGCGGGGTCGCCCAGCGCGTACTCCAGCTCGGTCGCCCGGGCGTGGGTCCCGCGGGCGGCGAGCGCGGTCACCACCGGCCGCTCCCCCCGCCGGCCGGTTCCGGGCTCAGCAGGTCGTCGCCGAGTGCGGTGCCCCGGAAACGGACGAGGGCCTCGACGGCGGGGTCGAGCACCTCGTGGCGGGCCCGCAGGGTGCCCTCCACGAACAGCGCGCGCATGAGGGACCGCTGGATCTTGCCGCTGGTGGTGCGGCGCACCGTGCCGGCCGGAACGAGCAGGACGTTGGCGAGCGGCACGTTGAACTCGGCCCCGACCGTCTCCTGGATCCGGCGGACCAGGGCGCGCCGGCCCGTCTCGTCGTCGCGGTCCCCGTCCGTGTCCTTCAGCTCCTGCACGAGGACCAGTTGTTCGCGTCCGCCGGCGTCGACCGAGAAGGCGGCGCCGACACCGGAGTTCAGGGCGGGGGCGAGGCCGCGCACGGCGTACTCGACGTCCTGCGGGTAGAGGTTGCGGCCGTTGAGGATGATCAGTTCCTTCAGCCGGCCGGTCACGTACAGGTGCCCGTCCTCGGTCGCGCCCAGGTCCCCGGTCCGCAGGAAGCCGGTCTCGCCGTCGTCCAGGGTGGCCCGGAAGGTCTCCTCGGTCTCGGCGGGACGGCGCCAGTAGCCCTGGGCGACGCTGTCGCCGCGCAGCCAGATCTCGCCGACGGCCCCCGGCGGCAGCTCCCGCCCGCTCTCCGGGTCCACGATCCGCAGGTCGTATCCGGTGGCGGGGCCGCAGCCGGCGAGCACCCTGCCCTCGGCGGAGGTCCTCGGCGACGGTGTGAGCAGGCCGTGCTCCAGGGCCGCCGGGTCGGCGGTGGTGGTCGCGTGCGGGGCGCCGGGGGTGCCGGCGGAGACGAGGAGGGTGGCTTCGGCCAGGCCGTAGCAGGGGTAAAGCGCCTCGGGCCGCAGCCCGGCCGGGGCGAACCGCCGCGCGAACGCCTCCAGGGTCGCGGGGCGCACCGGTTCGGCGCCGTTGAGCGCGAGCCTCCAGCGGGAGAGGTCGAGTCCGGCGATCTCGTCGTCGGTGATCCGGGTGGTGCACAGGTCGTAGCAGAAGTTGGGGCCGCCGCCGACGGTCACGCCGTACTCCTGGACGGCCCGCAGCCAGCGCAGCGGTCGCTTGACGAAGGACACCGGGGACATCTGCACGGAGTGGCTGCCCAGCCAGAGCGGGTGCAGGAGGTGTGCGATGAAACCCATGTCGTGGAAGTGCGGGAGCCAGCCGCCGAACCGGTCCTCCGGCGTGGTGCGGAGCACCCGCCCCAGCAGTTCCTGATTCGCCATCAGGTTGCGGTGGGAGACCATGACTCCGCGCGGGTCCGCCACCGAACCCGAGGTGTACTGGAGGAACGCCAGGTCGTCGGGCCGGGTCCGCACCGGCCGCCACGCGTCCGGATCGCCGAGACCGGGCAGGTCCGTCGCCAGGCAGGCGACGCCGTCGACGAGGGCGTCGGCGAGCCAGCGGGAGACCTCCGGGGCGTTCGCCGACTCCGTGAGGACGAGCCGGGCGCCGGTGTCCCGCAGGACGGAGGCCACCCGGTCGGTCCGGCCGGCCCGGTGTCCGCCGCCGGGCAGTGGGGCGGGCACGGCCAGGGCTCCCGCGTACAGGCAGCCGACGTACGCGGCGAGGAAGTCGGCCGTCGAGGAGTACAGCAGGAGCACCGGCGCGCCGGCGGCCCCGCGCTCCTGGAGCACCGAGGCGATGCGACGGGCCCGCCGGTCCAGTTCCCCGTACGTCAGGTGCCGGGCGGAGACGCCCGCGCCCCGGTGGCGGAGCTCGATGTGGGCGTCGGCCTCCGCCAGCGCCTCGGTGCGCTCGCGTACGAGATCGGTGAATGTGGACGGGTTCGGCATCGTTCCCCCTCGCGCCGGTGATCGAACGGCCGACGGCCCCGCGCATCCGGGCCCCGGCCGGACCCCATCCTCGGCAGCGGCCCTAAAGATCCGCTTGAAGTCGCGGCGCACACCCCCCTGTCACCCCCCTGCCACCCCCTGACTTGCCCCTGCCGGCGCATGGCGGCCCGCCGGACTGCCTAGCCTCCCGGTCGGAAACCCCACCCCCCGACCGAAGGAAATCCCGCATGTCCTCCGCACCCCTCATGTCCTCCGCACCCCTCCTGCGTCCCGTGCCGCTGATCGCCTCGCTCGTGACGGTCTCCGGTCTGCTCATGGGCTGTTCCGCGACCGCGGACCCCCGGACGGAGACCCGCTCGTACACCGTGTCCGAGCAGGTCCGGAACCTGACGGTGCACAACGCCGGCGGCGACATCGAGGTGTCCGCGGGCTCGGGCACCGCCGTCCGCGTGACCGAGATCCTGGACTACACCGCCCACAAGCCGACGACCGGCCACGAGCTCGTGTCCGGCGACCTGCACATCACCGCGTCCGGCTGCGGGGACACCGGGGCGCGCGCGTGCGGGGTCCGCTTCCGCATCGAGGTCCCGGACGGCGTGCCGGTGAAGCTGGACACGGACGGCGGCGACATCCTCGTACGGAAGCTGTCGGCGGCCACGGAGGCCACCACGGGCGGCGGTTCGGTCACCGTCGAGGACAGCTCCGCCCGCAGCCTGGTCGCGCACACCTCCGGCGGCGACATCGCGGCACGCATGACCACGGCCCCCGACCGCCTCTCGGCGACGACGGACGGCGGGGACGTCTCGGTCCGTCTGCCCGGCGGTCCGTACTCCCTCGACGTCGCGACGGCGGCCGGCTCCCGCACGGTCGGCGTCGCGCACGCGCCCGCCTCGCCGCACAAGGTGAAGGTGTACTCGAAGGGCGGGGACGTGCGGGTGGTTCCCGTCGCCTGAGAATCCGGTCCGGGGGAACCCCGCGAGCCGCACGCCCTCCGGCGCCCGTCGGCCGTACCGTCGACCCCGTGACCGAGGAGGAGTTCCGATGCGCGACGTGACCTATTCGATGGGCGTCTCGCTCGACGGCTACATCGTCGGGCCGGACGGAAACTTCGACTGGACCGTCCCCGACGAGGAGGTCTTCCGCTTCTGGATCGACGAGATCCGGGGGGTCGACGTCCACCTCCTCGGCCGACGTCTGTACGAGACGATGCTGTACTGGGAGACCGCCGACCAGGACCCCTCGCTCGACGACTCCACGCGCGAGTGGATCTCGCTCTGGAACCCGCTCCCCAAGGTGGTCTTCTCCACCACGCTGTCGACCGTGCAGGGCCATGCCCGCCTGGCCTCCGGCAACCTGGCGGAGGAGATCGAGCGGCTGCGGGCCGAGCCGGGCGACGGCGACATCGCGATCGGCGGCGCGACGCTCGCCGCCGAGGCGGCCGCGTCGGATCTGATCGACGAGTACCGGACGATGGTCCACCCGGTGCTCGTCGGCGGCGGCATTCCCTTCTTCCCCCGGGACGAGCGCCGGGTGGACCTCGAACTCGTCGAGACCCGCACCTTCGGCTCGAAGGTCGTCTACCTCCGCCACCGCGTGGTGCGCTAGGGGGTGTCCCGGCAAAGGCTCTCGGACGGGTGCGCGGCGCCGGAGGAGGAGCGGACCCCTCCCGGGGGCCGTCGTGTTTTCCCGGGGATCAGAGCCAGCCGTTGCGGCGGAAACCGCGGTGGATGACGAAGCAGGCGACGGCCATGACGCCGAGGACCAGGGGGTAGCCGTAGGTCCAGCGCAGCTCGGGCATGTGCTCGAAGTTCATGCCGTAGACGCCGCACACCATCGTCGGGACCGCGATGATGGCGGCCCAGGCGGTGATCTTGCGCATGTCCTCGTTCTGGGCGACGGTCACCTGCGCGAGGTGGGCCTGGAGGATCGAGTCGAGGAGCGTGTCGTACGAGGCGACCTGCTCGGTGACCCGCGCCAGGTGGTCGACCACGTCACGGAAGTACGCGCGTATCTCGGCCGCGACGGTCGGCACCGGCTCGGACGCGAGCCGCTGGAGCGGCCGGCCCAGCGGCGCCACGGCCCGCTTGAGTTCGAGGAGCTCGCGCTTGAGCTGGTAGATGCGGCCGACGTCGTCGCGGTGGCCCTGCTCGGAGAAGACCGCGGTCTCGATCGCGTCCAGGTCGTCCTGCACGGCCTCCGTGACGGCGAGGTAGTCGTCGACGACGTGGTCGGCGATCGCGTGCAGCACCGCGGAGGGCCCCTTCGCGAGCTGCTCGGGCTCCGATTCCAGGGCCTCGCGGAGCGGACCGAGCGAACCGTGTCCCCCGTGACGGATGGTGATGACGAAGTCGGGCCCGGTGAAGGCCATCAGCTCGCCGGTGTCCACCACCTCGCTGGTGGCGGTGAGCTCGTCGTGCTCCACGTAACGCACCGTCTTGAAGACGGCGAACAGCACGTCGTCGTACTGCTCCAGTTTCGGCCGCTGGTGGGCGTGGACGGCGTCCTCCACCGCGAGCGGGTGCAGCCCGAACAGCTCCGCGAGACCCGCGAACTCCTTCTCCTCCGGTTCGTGCAGACCGATCCACACGAACCCGTCGCCCGACTTCCGCACGCGCCGCACGGCCTCCTCGACCGACCGGACCCCGTCCTGCCGTACGCCGTCCCGGTAGACCACGCAGTTGACCACCGCGCTGCCGAGCGGCGAACGCGCCGGGTGGCTGAGGTCCACGGCACGCCGGTACGTCCGGCGGACGGCGCTGCGCAGACGGTGGATCATCGACACGAGGTGCTCCTTCGGCAGACCGCCGGCCAGTCTGCCACCAGCCCGGCCGAACCGGGCCGCGCAATCGCCGGTGACGACTTGTGGCCGGGCCGGGACCGGACGTCCAAGGTCTGGACCAATAATGCCAACCGGTGGCCGCCTGTGTGAGGGTGTCGGGATGCCGACGATCACTTCGTATGACGGGACCGCGATCTGGTACGAACTCCTCGGTGAAGGGCCGCCGTTGGTGGTCCTGCCCGGCGGGCCGGGGATGGACCTCCGCTACCTGGCCGATCTGGGGGGACTCGACCGGAGGGCGCGGCTGGTCGTGGTGGATGCCCGGGCCTCCGGGCGCTCCGGGGTGCCGGAGGACCGGAGGACGGTGGCCTTCACCGAACAGGCCCGGGACATCGAGGCGGTGCGTGCGCACCTGGGGCTCGACCGGATCGACCTGCTTGGTCACTCGGCCGGGTGCCTGACGGCGCAGGAGTACGCGGCGGCGTACCCGGGGCGGGTACGGCGGCTGGTGCTGGTCGCCCCGGTGGGGCGGGTCTCGCGGGAGCCGGACGAGAGCGAGCTGGCGGAGCTGCGGGCCCGGCGCACGGCTGAGGCGTGGTACCCGGACGCGGCCGAGGCGTACCGGCTGATCGTGGCGGGCGGCGCCACCGGGGCCGAGCTCGCCGCGCTGCACCGGCGGATCACGCCGTTCTTCTGGCACCACTGGGACGACGCCCGGCGGGCCGAGCACCGGCCCGAGCACGCCTCGCCGCACGCCTGGCTGCGCGAGGCGTTCTACGCCGGTTCCGCCGGCCCGGCCACGCGGGACGCCCGGCTGGACCGGCTGGCCTCGGTGAAGGCACCGGTCCTGGTGCTGGCCGGAGCCTCGGACGGCATGATCGGGACGGCCCCGGCCCGGGCGGCCGCGGCCTGCTACCCGGACGCCCGGCTCGAAGTACTGGAGCGGTCCGGTCACCGGCCGTGGGTGGAGGAGCCGGAGCGCTTCACCGAGCTGGTCTCGGGCTTCCTCTCCGACGTCCCGGGCTGACCGGAGCGCCAGGCGACGGGCGGCCGGAACCGCCCGAGGTCCACGGCCACCGGCGCCGGGCCGACCCCCGCGAGGGCGGCGGCGCACCCCGGTGGCGCGGCCAGCTGCCGTACGTACCAGGTGGTTCCGGCCAGAGCCCCGTGCTCGGCCCGGACCACGCCGGGGGCGGCGGTGAGCAGCGGAAGACCCTCGGTCAGCCGCCCGCCCACCGCCTTCACGCAGGCCTCCATCCTGGTCCAGGCCGCCGGGAAACCACCCGGCCCCACGGGCATCCCCCGGACGGAGGACGGGAGTCGGCGCGGCTCGCCGGCCCCCTCCAGGTCGATGCCGATGCCGCGGCCCCGGGTGACCGCGACCGCGGCGTGGCGGCCGGTGTGGCTGAGGCTCACCCGGACCTCCGGATCGGGGGCCGCCACCAGCGGCATGCCGTTCGGGGTCCTGGTCCAGCGCACCCGGCCGGGCGGTACGCCGCAGTACCGGGCGACGGTCAGCCGGAGCGCAGCGTGCGCGGCGACGAAACGCGCTGCCGTGCGCGGTACGGCGATGCGGCCCAGCCGGGCCAGCTCGTCCTCGTCGAGCAGGCGGCGCTGGGCCGGGCCGTCGCCGCAGCGGTCCAGGTCGAGGTAGCGCACCAGGACGATGCCGGTCATCCTTCGGTGTACTCGAAGGCCAGCATCGACCAGGAGCGCGGGCTGGTCGCGAGCACCAGTACCCGGTCCCCCGGGTCCACCAGCTTCCGCTCCTGGAGGTCGGCGAGACCGGCCAGCAGGTCCACCGAGAAGGCGTGCCCGGTCCCGGCCACGTCGGGGGCGTGGTTGGCTGTCAGGTCCAAGCCGCAGAGCCGGGCCAGGAAGGTCCGGGTGGCGAGGCTGTAGTTGCCGGTCACCAGGTGCCGGAAGGGCCGCCCGGGGTCGGCGAGTCGCCGGTCGAGCTCGGCGCGCGCCCTGGTCACCCCCGTCTTCACCAGGCTGGCGGCCTTGATCGAGTTGCTGACCTCGGTGGCGTCGGCCCGGACCACGGTCGCGGAGGCCAGCAGGCGGTACCCGGGCCCGCGCGGCTCGGGCCCGACCAGACAGGCCGCCGCGCCGTCGCTGAGCACCGTGACGCCCACCGGCTGGTACCGGGTGGTGTCGGTGATCCGGTCGGCGGTGACGAGCAGCACGGCCTCCGACCGCTCGGCGGCCAGCAGGCCGTGAGCGGTGCGCAGGGCCGGGGCGAGGTTGGCCGAGGCACTGCCGCCGACCACCACCCCGGGCGCCTGCGGGAGACCGGCCGCGGTGAGCAGCTGCCAGAGGTCCTTGGTGGCGGTCTGCTCGTACGGCGAGTCGGTGGCGTAGACGACGGAGTCCACCGCCGGGTCACCGGCCACGGCGAGCGCCGCCCGGGCGGCCGCGGCGGCCAGGTCGGTGACCGGCCGGCCGGAGACCCGGCAGTGCGCCATGCCGCCCTCGGCCAGGGCCGGGAGCTGGGCGGCGAGTTCGGGATCGCCGGCGACGTCGGCGAGCGGCACGGCGTCGCCGAGCTCGACCGCGATGGCGGAGAGGTGGAGCTGAGGGGGCATCGGGGGTCCTGGTTCGGTGGGTGGTCGGGGTGGGGGTGGGCCTACCGCCGGTGAGGGCGGAGGGGCGGCGGCGCGTGACCGCGTGGGTCAGCGGCCCGCAGCCGCCCTGGTGGCGGCCAGGTCGCACTTGCCGTTGGTGTTGAACACCAGCTCGGGGACGACCTTCATCCGGCGGGGCACCAGCGCGGCGGGCAGGGCCGCCGACAGTGCGGCACGCACCGCGCGGACGGCGTCCTGCTCCTGCTCGGCCGAGCCGTCCGCACCGGGGGCGAGCACCAGCAGCGCCTCCAGGCTCTCCACCGCCCCGGGCAGCACGTCGAACGCGACGTCCGACACCCCGGGCACCGCGAGCGTGTGCCTGCGCAGCTCCCCCAGCTCGATCCGGTAGCCGCTGACCTTGAACTGGCTGTCGCCTCGGCCGAGGTAGAGCAGGGTGCCGTCGGCGAGCAGCTCCACCCGGTCCCCGGTCCGGTAGGCCCGGCCGGACGGGCCGCCCAGCTCGGCCTCGTCGAGGAAGTTGTTCCCGGCCTCGGGGCGGCCGAGGTAGCCGGCCGCCACGCCCGCGCCCGCGATGACCAGTTCGGCCGCCTCACCGGGACGGGCGGGGCGGAGCCGGTCGTCCACCAGGTAGGCCCGGGTGTTCCAGATCGGCCGGCCGATCGGGACGCTGGGCAGGCCCTGGACGGCGGCCGGGTCGAACTCCAGGTGGCAGCAGCCGACGGTGGCCTCGGTCGGGCCGTAGTGGTTCATCATCCGTACCCCCTCCAGGCGTTCGCCGATCCCGGCGATCAGCGCCGGGTCCAGCGCCTCGCCGCCGAACATCAGCAGCCGGGTGGTGCGGCGGTAGTCGGGCCGGGCGGTGCGCTCGAAGAACCGCAGGTGGGAGGGCGTCACCTTGAGGAGCTCGTACGGCTGCTCCAGGCCCTCGAAAAGTGCCTGCTGGTCCCAGACACCGGCGAACAGGGTGAGCCGGCTGCCGTGGGCCAGGGCCGGCCAGAGCGAGGTGATCGCGTGGTCGAAGCCGAGGCTGCCGAACAGCGGACTGCCCGCCCCGGCCGCCAGGCCGGTCACCGCGCCGCACCACTGGACGTAGTTGGCCAGTGAGCCGTGCTCGATCACCACGCCCTTGGGCGTGCCGGTGGAGCCGGAGGTGAAGATCACGTAGGCCGGGTCGGTCGGCTCGGGGAGCTCCCGCTCGCGGGGCGCCGGGCCGCTCCCGGGCAGTCCGGCCAGGTCGACGGCGGGCACCCGGACCTCGGGCGGGGTGATGGTCGCCGCCGCCGAGTCGTGCAGCAGCAGGACCGGGTCGGCGGCCTCCACCACGGCCCGCACCCGCTGGACGGGGAAGGCGGGGTCGAGCGGGACGTACGCGGCGCGCAGGGCCATCACCGCGAGTGCGGCGGCGACCGTGGCCGGGGTGCGGTCCGCCCAGAGCAGCACCCTGTCGCCGGGGCCGACCCCGGCCTCCGCGAGGGTGTCGGCGAGCGCGGCGCTCCAGCGCCACAGCTCGGCGTAGCTCCAGCGGCGGTCCCCGTGCACCAGGGCGGTGGCGTCGGGGCGGCGCCTGGACTGACGGCGGATCAGTTCGACGATGCTGTGCGCGTCGAGCGGGCGGACCGCTCCCGCCAGGACACCGGTGGGCTGGCCGGTCTGGCCGGTCATCGAGCTCTCCTCTGGGCAGGGGTGGGGACGTACAGGGGGGTACGGGCGTGCTGGGCGATCGGGGCGGGACCCGGCCAGGCCGGGCGCGGGCAAGCCGGGTGGCCGGGCGGGACCCGGTCAGGCCGGGTGCGGGCAAGCCGGGCGGGGCCGTGGCCCGGTCGGGCCAGGCGCGTGCAAGCCGGGCGGGCGGGGCCGTGGCCCGGGCGGGCCAGGCGCGTGCAAGCCCGGCAGGCGGGGCCGTGGCCCGGTCAGGCCGCGTCCATCAGCGGGCGGTACAGGCGTCGGAACCACGCGGTCGGGCTCGGCGCCGGCCGTGGGGCGGCACCGGGCGCGGCGGCGAGGGCCGGGCCGTGCTGGATGCTGGAGGACAGCACTCCGTGCAGCCGGGCCAGCCGGGTGAAGTCCCGGACCCGGGGAAGCCGGCGGGCCTCGTAGTCGGCCAGGGCCCGCGGGCCCACGCCGGAGCGGGCCAGCTCCTCGGCGAGCACCGCGCTGTCCTCGACGGCCATGGCGCCGCCCTGGGTGGTGGCCGGGGAGAAGGAGTGTGCCGCGTCGCCGAGCAGGGCGATCCGGTCGGCCGTCCAGCGCTGCACGCTCAGGCCGAGCGCCGGGCGGACGTTGTAGCTGTCCGCCGGGTCCAGGGCCGCGACCAGGGCGCCCACCCGCGGGCCCATCTCCGCGGCCAGCGCGACCAGTTCGGGGTGGGCGCGGTCGGCGGGGACCCTGACCGGGCGGTCCAGGTCGGCCTGGAGGAAGACGTGGTGGCGTCCGCCGCCGATCGGCATGCCGCCGAAGAAGTGTCCGCCGGCCCGCCAGATCCGCCAGTCGGTGAAGTCGAACGGGGCCTGCGAGGGCACGGTCGTACGCCAGTAGACGTGCCCGAGGTAGCGGGGCTCGGCCGCCGGGTCCACGTACTGCCGCCGGACCCAGGAGTTGACCCCGTCGGCCCCGATCACCACGCCGTACCGCTCGTGCCGCCGGCCGCCCGCGAACTCCACCTCCACGTGGTCGGGCCGCTGGTGCAGCGCGACCGGTTCGGTGGACCAGCGGACGGTGCCCTCCGGGAGGTGGCGGAGCATCAGCTCGGCCAGCCGGATGCGCTGTACGGCCAGGGGCAGCCGGGGGCCGCCCCAGACCGCCGCCCAGTCCAGGGTGGTGGCGGTGCCGTCCGGGTCGGTGGTGACCTGCCGGGCGATCCCGGTGCCGGTGGCGTACAGCTCCGGGCCGAGGTGGTCCAGGTGGGCCAGCGCGTTGGGGTGCAGCATGATGCCCGCCCCGGCCGCCTGGAGCCCTTCGGCCCGTTCCATCACGGTCACCCGCAGGCCCTGGGCCAACAGCCGTGCGGCGGTGGTGAGTCCGGCGATGCCGGCACCGATCACCAGTACGTCCGCGTCCATCGCTCTCTCCTTCGTGGTTCCGTCCGATGCCGCCCGGCGGCCGGGTGGGGGCCTGGGGTCAGCCGGCGGCCGGCTCGGCCACCGCCAGGTAGCCGTCGTACATGGCCCGCATGGTGTAGAAGTGGGTGATCGCGTCGCCGGAGAGGTCGATCTCGTGGCCGGCCAGGTCCTCCAGGAAGCTGACGATGTCGAGCAGCGCGAGGGAGTCGACGTATCCCTCCTCCCAGAGCCGGCTGGTGGGCTCCGGGTCGGGCCCCTCGAAGGGCTTGACCTCCTGGAGCAGGGCGGTGAACCGGGTGTAGAACTCGTCGCGGGTCATGGGTTTTCCTCCGTGGGTGAAGTGGTGTCAGCGGTAGGCGCGGGCCTGGAGTTCGAAGAGTTCGCGGTACGTGCGCCGGTCGGCCATCAGTTCGGTGTGGCTGCCCGCCTCGAGGACCCGGCCGTGTTCGAGGACCACGATCAGGTCGGCCGAGCGCACGGTGGAGAAGCGGTGCGAGACGAACAGCGTGACCGCTCCCCGCTCGCGCGCGGCCTGTCCGGCGGAGTCGCCGAACCGTTCGAACAGTGCGGCCTCGGCGGCGGCGTCGAGGGCGGCCGCCGGTTCGTCGAGCAGCATGAGCAACGGCTCCGGCCGGACCAGGCAGCGGGCGAGACCGAGGGTCTGCCACTGGCCGCCGGAGAGTTCGGCGCCGTCGCCGTAGCTGCGGCCGACCAGCCCGTCCAGGCCGCCGGGCACCTGTTCGACGATCCGCTCGGCCCGGGCCCTGGCCAGCGCGGCGGTGAGTGCGGCGTCGTCGTGGAGCGCGGCGAGCGCACCGACCCCGACGTTCTCCCGCAGCAGCAGCTCCAGCCGGGCGAAGTCCTGGAAGAGCGGGGCGACCCGGGCGGACCACTGCTCGGCGGAGAGCTCCCGCAGGTCCACCCCGTCCACCAGGATCCGGCCGCTGGTGGGCCGGTAGAGCCCGCACAGCAGCTTGACCAGGGTGCTCTTGCCGGCGCCGTTCTCCCCGACCAGGGCGACGGTGGCGCCGGGCGGAAGCAGCAGGTCCACCCCGTCCAGTACCGGGCGGTCGCTGCCGGGGTAGCGGAACCCGACGGACTCGAAGCGGATGCCCCGTTCGAGGCGGGCCGGGACCGTCCCGTCGCCGCCGGGGCGGACCATGGCCGCCGACCGGCCGCGCAGTTCGGCCATCCGTTCCGCCATCCGTCCGGCCCCCTGGAGCACCGTGAGGAGTCCGAGCGCGCTGGCCACCTGGACGCTCACCTGCACGGCCAGGGTGATCACCAGGACCACGTCACCGGCGCCGGCCCGGCCGTCCACGGCCTGCCGGAGGACCAGCAGGACGGCGCCGCCGTAGGCGGCCGCGAAGACCAGCTGGCCCGCGGCGCGCAGCAGCGCTCCGCTCAGGTGGCCGCGCCGGAGCTCGGCGGTGGTGGCCTGCCAGGCGGTCCGGTGCCGGACGAGGAGTTCCTCCTCGGTGCCGCACAGGCGCAGCTCCTTGACCGCGGTGGCGG
The DNA window shown above is from Streptomyces vietnamensis and carries:
- a CDS encoding acyl carrier protein, with the protein product MTAPTSSHPSDPDVPLDVWLLDRVAAYLHRPADTIEPDVPLAEYGMDSVMAMSLCGDLEDERGLEVEPTLLWDHPTMDALRSHLVPSAGRSR
- a CDS encoding acyl-CoA dehydrogenase, whose product is MVTALAARGTHARATELEYALGDPADPANPVGYASLLAADRAAERFTAGEELLDDERVFAEFVPTGLGGRLDSFEELVAVMRPVFRRDVGLAMGYGMMSWMAASDVWTTGTGEQRRRLAGILLSGGKAAIAQHETAHSNQYVRSQVTAGTVGDRLLLNGAKPLINNLERARALVLFCRTDADAGSRSHSALLLDPQALPADRATLLPRHVSVGLRGCRFAGLDFRDCPVPASALLGPLGSGVTTALRSFQISRTVIAALAVGAVDTVLRTAVGFERSERSHPRHVSDPDTDRASAATTGAFVDLLLYDSLATVATRALHLLPEQTSVYSAALKYLLPKVLTETMYTLSTVLGSGIYHREGTLGIFQKHIRDVPVLSLGHAGSAACQATILPQLPRLARSSWFLEEAPPAALFRTGEPLPPAAAERLDIASGRDALSACLPLIASDITGDGPGERALAAIAAVLVDEFRDLRDRVRALERAQPHDLFPVAGFALVDRYALLLAASAVLGVWRHAGDGGDPFLADASWAAAALHVVARRLGARPPDLPPECARRVRQEMLLRFGAQLGFDLYNTPVCG
- a CDS encoding fatty acyl-AMP ligase is translated as MPNPSTFTDLVRERTEALAEADAHIELRHRGAGVSARHLTYGELDRRARRIASVLQERGAAGAPVLLLYSSTADFLAAYVGCLYAGALAVPAPLPGGGHRAGRTDRVASVLRDTGARLVLTESANAPEVSRWLADALVDGVACLATDLPGLGDPDAWRPVRTRPDDLAFLQYTSGSVADPRGVMVSHRNLMANQELLGRVLRTTPEDRFGGWLPHFHDMGFIAHLLHPLWLGSHSVQMSPVSFVKRPLRWLRAVQEYGVTVGGGPNFCYDLCTTRITDDEIAGLDLSRWRLALNGAEPVRPATLEAFARRFAPAGLRPEALYPCYGLAEATLLVSAGTPGAPHATTTADPAALEHGLLTPSPRTSAEGRVLAGCGPATGYDLRIVDPESGRELPPGAVGEIWLRGDSVAQGYWRRPAETEETFRATLDDGETGFLRTGDLGATEDGHLYVTGRLKELIILNGRNLYPQDVEYAVRGLAPALNSGVGAAFSVDAGGREQLVLVQELKDTDGDRDDETGRRALVRRIQETVGAEFNVPLANVLLVPAGTVRRTTSGKIQRSLMRALFVEGTLRARHEVLDPAVEALVRFRGTALGDDLLSPEPAGGGSGRW
- a CDS encoding DUF4097 family beta strand repeat-containing protein, which encodes MSSAPLMSSAPLLRPVPLIASLVTVSGLLMGCSATADPRTETRSYTVSEQVRNLTVHNAGGDIEVSAGSGTAVRVTEILDYTAHKPTTGHELVSGDLHITASGCGDTGARACGVRFRIEVPDGVPVKLDTDGGDILVRKLSAATEATTGGGSVTVEDSSARSLVAHTSGGDIAARMTTAPDRLSATTDGGDVSVRLPGGPYSLDVATAAGSRTVGVAHAPASPHKVKVYSKGGDVRVVPVA
- a CDS encoding dihydrofolate reductase family protein, producing the protein MRDVTYSMGVSLDGYIVGPDGNFDWTVPDEEVFRFWIDEIRGVDVHLLGRRLYETMLYWETADQDPSLDDSTREWISLWNPLPKVVFSTTLSTVQGHARLASGNLAEEIERLRAEPGDGDIAIGGATLAAEAAASDLIDEYRTMVHPVLVGGGIPFFPRDERRVDLELVETRTFGSKVVYLRHRVVR